In the genome of Verrucomicrobiota bacterium, one region contains:
- a CDS encoding GDP-mannose 4,6-dehydratase has protein sequence MENVAFITGITGQDGSYLTELLLDKEYAVHGLVHRPDRLATGNIGHLISDDSIYNKKLFIHHGSFEDTTHLRRLIAKVRPTEFYHLAGQSSPRISLELPEATVESIGMATLKLLEIIRDLPEPPKFLYPSSSEIFGSPTHTPQDELTPLRPTTPYGAAKEFSHQMCSIYRIAYGLKTCSAILYNHESPRRGPQFVTQKIARGVAQIKKGKQRKLTLGALTGRRDWGWAPDYVKGMWLMLQAETVDDFILATGVTHTVKDLVETAFKVLDLNWKDYVEHDPSLIKVVEPNHPCGNPGKAKRILGWENSVPFPLIIEKMVKAELDKLG, from the coding sequence ATGGAAAATGTTGCTTTTATCACTGGCATTACGGGACAAGATGGCTCATACCTAACCGAGTTACTCTTAGACAAAGAGTATGCTGTTCATGGACTCGTTCATAGACCAGACCGTTTGGCTACTGGAAATATAGGCCACCTTATATCTGATGATTCCATTTATAATAAAAAACTTTTTATTCATCATGGGTCATTTGAAGATACGACTCATTTACGCAGGCTTATTGCTAAAGTTAGACCTACAGAATTTTATCACTTAGCGGGTCAATCTAGCCCCAGAATTAGCTTAGAGCTTCCTGAAGCCACAGTAGAAAGCATTGGCATGGCTACTCTCAAACTTCTTGAAATCATTCGCGATTTACCTGAACCACCCAAATTTCTTTACCCATCGAGTAGCGAGATATTTGGATCACCAACCCATACCCCTCAGGATGAGCTCACCCCTCTCCGACCAACCACGCCTTACGGTGCAGCCAAAGAATTTTCGCACCAAATGTGCAGTATATACCGGATCGCCTACGGTTTAAAAACTTGCTCCGCAATCCTCTACAATCATGAATCCCCTAGAAGAGGGCCTCAATTTGTCACTCAAAAAATTGCTCGTGGAGTTGCTCAAATCAAAAAGGGAAAACAAAGAAAACTGACATTAGGTGCGCTAACAGGACGTCGTGATTGGGGTTGGGCACCAGACTATGTAAAGGGAATGTGGCTGATGCTTCAGGCTGAAACTGTTGATGACTTTATCTTAGCCACTGGTGTCACTCATACCGTCAAAGATCTTGTTGAGACCGCCTTCAAAGTCTTGGACTTGAACTGGAAGGACTATGTTGAACATGACCCCTCTCTCATAAAAGTTGTAGAACCAAATCATCCCTGTGGTAACCCCGGCAAGGCAAAAAGGATTCTGGGCTGGGAAAATAGTGTCCCATTCCCGTTAATTATCGAAAAAATGGTAAAAGCTGAGCTAGACAAGCTGGGCTAA
- a CDS encoding FtsX-like permease family protein produces MKIFLLILKHSLRHFSRHKTLTLLNILGVALGISVFVSIKITNSSANSSFRSSIDLVSGKANFTIDGHGTPFSDSLYPTILEQPQILAATPIIEKIITLPNHPGEHLRFLGIDPISNKPFNTFLIQPTDNSSEAQPFFTQPNAIILSKTLAKRLNLKIGQTLETKFGGRRHAFMLHKTIDFSQDSVSSNENIALIDIAHAQSLFGLTKPEGKLHRIDCLVKGKGKDLISNIQLLKEQLSDHLPPHVTANSPKMRSEQAEKMIGAFQLNLLALSMIALMVGMFLIYNTVAVSVIQRRTEIGILRALGLQRYEIQSLFILEAVIAGIPGILIGIIGGYWLSQYLVTGVSKSITSLYMILQMESAQIDSNNILITILTGLLAIILAAWLPAREASRVEPVQAINFGHLRQKTKLAILRFTNIGIGLLILATLTGWVSVNSRLPWLSFVCSFCALLGLAFLVPICCNSIHHIYSALSKKLTSHHPILNLGHQFFISSLHRHAISISALVSALSMMIGMSIMIYSFRETVTSWIDRTIQADIYVTSIANIELNTPNPLPDNTIQAVRKNSNIKELNTYREIKIPYPPNSDENMMTQVSATNLEIMNEYHPPRILSSISDNPLKRAVEGNSVFISDTFAKRFSHQPGDTLTLHTPSGIKSPKVIAIYNDYDTEQGVILMDIQLFHNWWQTDDVNSLAIYLHDTSESQKTQIKLRERLSSQGNFVTFSNHQLRTKAMHIFDQTFSVTYILRFIALLVAGLGIFLTLYLLASERSREIGIIRSTGGARMQVIHIILIEASHIAIVGSFLGLIGGFLLAYILDNVVNVAFFRWTIEWHTPWSVIMQTPFWVLVIALVAALYPAYKAAHLDIATALRSE; encoded by the coding sequence GTGAAAATTTTTCTACTTATCCTCAAGCATAGCCTTCGTCATTTTTCCCGACACAAAACTTTAACGCTACTAAATATTCTAGGAGTGGCGCTTGGAATATCTGTATTTGTTAGCATCAAGATTACCAATTCCAGCGCTAATAGCTCATTTCGCTCATCCATAGACCTAGTTTCTGGGAAAGCAAATTTTACTATTGATGGTCATGGTACCCCATTTTCAGATTCTCTTTATCCGACTATACTTGAACAACCTCAAATCCTTGCGGCTACTCCTATCATTGAAAAAATTATCACTTTACCCAACCACCCCGGTGAACACCTAAGGTTCCTTGGAATAGACCCCATTAGTAACAAGCCCTTCAATACTTTTTTGATTCAACCAACTGATAATTCCTCTGAGGCTCAGCCTTTCTTCACTCAGCCAAATGCTATCATCCTTTCCAAAACTCTTGCAAAACGCCTTAACCTGAAGATTGGACAAACTCTTGAAACAAAATTTGGCGGCAGAAGACACGCCTTCATGCTGCATAAGACAATAGATTTTTCACAAGATAGTGTTAGCAGTAACGAGAATATTGCGCTTATTGATATAGCACATGCTCAATCATTATTTGGCCTCACAAAACCAGAAGGAAAACTCCATAGGATTGACTGCCTCGTCAAAGGCAAAGGAAAGGATTTGATATCAAATATCCAACTTTTAAAAGAGCAACTGTCTGATCACTTACCTCCTCATGTCACTGCCAATTCGCCAAAAATGCGTTCTGAGCAAGCTGAAAAGATGATTGGTGCTTTTCAACTAAACCTTCTGGCCCTTTCTATGATTGCACTAATGGTAGGGATGTTTTTAATTTATAATACTGTTGCGGTATCAGTCATACAGCGTCGCACTGAAATTGGTATCCTTAGAGCATTAGGCTTACAACGGTACGAAATCCAATCTTTATTCATCCTTGAAGCTGTTATAGCGGGAATACCTGGAATCCTAATTGGCATTATAGGAGGCTACTGGCTATCACAATATCTTGTCACAGGAGTGTCAAAAAGCATTACTTCACTCTATATGATTTTGCAGATGGAATCTGCACAAATCGACAGCAACAACATTCTTATTACGATCTTAACTGGTCTCTTAGCTATTATTCTAGCTGCATGGCTTCCAGCACGCGAAGCTTCTAGAGTTGAACCAGTCCAAGCTATTAATTTTGGACACCTACGACAAAAGACCAAGCTTGCTATACTGCGGTTTACGAATATAGGTATTGGCCTCTTGATTCTCGCTACTTTAACAGGCTGGGTTAGTGTGAACTCTCGCCTGCCATGGCTAAGCTTTGTTTGCTCTTTCTGTGCCTTATTAGGATTGGCTTTCTTAGTCCCTATTTGTTGCAACAGTATACACCATATTTACTCAGCACTTTCAAAAAAACTTACCTCTCATCACCCCATTTTAAATCTCGGGCACCAATTTTTCATAAGTTCGCTTCATCGCCATGCCATTAGCATATCCGCATTAGTTAGTGCCCTTTCAATGATGATAGGCATGTCTATTATGATTTATAGTTTTCGAGAAACCGTAACAAGCTGGATTGATCGAACCATTCAAGCAGATATCTATGTTACATCCATCGCAAACATTGAACTCAATACACCAAACCCGTTACCGGATAACACCATTCAGGCCGTTAGGAAAAACTCAAATATCAAAGAGCTCAATACTTACAGGGAGATCAAAATTCCTTACCCCCCCAACTCAGACGAGAATATGATGACTCAAGTATCAGCAACAAATCTAGAGATTATGAATGAGTATCACCCCCCTCGCATACTTAGTAGTATCTCTGACAACCCTCTAAAAAGAGCTGTTGAAGGAAATTCTGTCTTCATTTCGGATACTTTTGCAAAACGCTTTAGTCACCAGCCAGGTGATACTTTAACATTACACACTCCATCTGGAATCAAATCACCCAAAGTCATTGCCATATACAATGACTATGACACGGAACAGGGCGTCATTTTAATGGATATCCAACTTTTTCACAACTGGTGGCAAACTGACGATGTCAACAGCCTAGCCATCTATCTTCACGACACCTCAGAATCCCAAAAAACTCAAATCAAACTACGAGAGAGATTATCCTCTCAAGGAAATTTCGTTACTTTCTCTAATCACCAACTTCGCACCAAAGCCATGCATATTTTTGATCAAACTTTTTCCGTGACTTACATTTTACGATTTATTGCCTTACTGGTTGCGGGATTGGGTATCTTTCTTACTCTATATTTACTGGCAAGTGAGCGCTCGAGAGAAATCGGTATTATCCGATCCACCGGAGGGGCAAGAATGCAAGTTATCCATATCATCTTGATAGAGGCTTCACATATTGCAATAGTAGGAAGCTTTTTAGGTCTAATAGGAGGTTTCCTACTAGCCTATATACTTGATAACGTTGTCAATGTTGCCTTTTTTAGGTGGACTATAGAATGGCACACACCGTGGTCTGTGATTATGCAGACACCATTCTGGGTACTTGTTATCGCTTTAGTAGCGGCTCTTTATCCGGCATATAAAGCAGCTCATCTTGATATTGCCACCGCACTTCGTTCAGAATAA
- a CDS encoding ABC transporter ATP-binding protein: MVRVEKACKKYSATVATSEPITALDHISLNIPTGEFLAIMGPSGCGKSTLLHCLGGLDRLDEGSIFIEDKDITNLTDSQITELRRKSIGFVFQFFNLLPTLTVEENIFLPLQLSSNFDHKKRNFALSLIEQVKLSDRRHHQLHQLSGGQMQRAALIRALVHSPKLLLADEPTGNLDSHSSHQIVSLFKKLGKKFNTTIIMVTHSKEIADTAHRTVHMQDGRIVD; the protein is encoded by the coding sequence ATGGTTAGGGTCGAAAAGGCGTGTAAAAAGTATTCCGCCACAGTAGCAACGAGTGAACCTATCACCGCACTCGATCATATCTCTCTTAATATTCCAACCGGTGAATTTCTTGCTATCATGGGGCCAAGTGGCTGTGGCAAAAGCACCTTGCTACATTGCCTAGGTGGACTAGACCGTCTAGATGAAGGATCTATTTTTATCGAGGACAAAGACATCACCAACTTGACGGACTCTCAAATTACTGAGCTACGCAGAAAAAGCATCGGCTTCGTATTCCAGTTTTTTAATCTTCTACCAACTCTAACTGTAGAAGAGAATATTTTTTTACCTCTACAACTTTCGTCCAACTTTGATCACAAAAAACGAAATTTCGCTCTTTCTCTTATAGAACAAGTTAAACTCTCCGATCGACGTCATCACCAACTCCATCAATTATCAGGGGGTCAAATGCAGCGTGCGGCACTCATTCGTGCTTTAGTTCATAGTCCCAAATTATTACTTGCTGACGAACCAACAGGCAATCTGGACTCACACTCTAGCCATCAAATCGTATCTCTCTTCAAAAAACTTGGAAAAAAATTTAATACAACAATCATCATGGTCACTCATAGCAAGGAAATTGCCGACACTGCACATCGTACTGTTCACATGCAAGATGGAAGGATTGTGGATTAG